The following coding sequences lie in one Zingiber officinale cultivar Zhangliang chromosome 2B, Zo_v1.1, whole genome shotgun sequence genomic window:
- the LOC122046768 gene encoding probable LL-diaminopimelate aminotransferase, chloroplastic: protein MASSALQISMVVSSRSSDFLGSHSFTATNSLRSRNVSLPGRMPGVCRCVSAPSAEETAFKTKVARNANMAKLQAGYLFPELARRRSAHMSKYPDAKVISLGIGDTTEPIPDDITSAMAMRAHSLGTFEGYSGYGAEQGDKKLRANIALTYYKDLGIEETDIFVSDGAKCDISRLQLLFGSQVKMAVQDPSYPAYVDSSVIMGQTGLFQKDIEKYANIEYMRCVPENDFFPDLSSISQADVIYFCSPNNPTGSTATRDQLTQLVQFAKDNGSIIVFDSAYAMYISDDSPRSIYEIPGAKEVAIEISSFSKYAGFTGVRLGWTVVPKELLFADGFPVAKDFNRIVSTCFNGASNIAQAGGLACLSPAGLKAMQNTINFYKENTKIIVDTFTSLGFNVYGGKNAPYVWVQFPGRSSWDVFTEILEKGHVVITPGSGFGPGGESFIRVSAFGHRENILEAAKRIKQLYQ, encoded by the exons ATGGCATCCTCGGCGCTGCAGATTTCCATGGTCGTTTCTTCGAGATCCTCCGATTTCTTAGGCAGCCACTCTTTCACCGCCACCAACAGTTTGAG GTCTCGGAATGTGTCTCTTCCAGGCAGAATGCCTGGAGTGTGCAGGTGCGTGTCAGCTCCTTCTGCGGAAGAGACCG cTTTCAAGACAAAGGTTGCAAGAAATGCAAATATGGCTAAACTTCAAGCAGGTTATTTATTCCCAGAG CTTGCTAGAAGGAGATCAGCACACATGTCGAAGTACCCGGATGCAAAAGTTATAAGCCTTGGCATTGGTGATACTACAGAACCCATTCCGGATGACATAACTTCTGCCATGGCCATG AGAGCACATTCTCTTGGAACTTTTGAAGGTTATAGTGGTTATGGTGCTGAACAAGGGGATAAG AAACTAAGAGCTAATATAGCCTTAACATACTACAAAGACCTTGGTATTGAAGAAACTGACATATTTGTATCAGATGGGGCAAAGTGTGATATCTCTCGGCTTCAG CTTCTTTTTGGATCTCAAGTGAAGATGGCCGTTCAAGATCCCTCATATCCT GCATACGTGGATTCTAGTGTTATCATGGGGCAAACTGGTTTATTTCAGAAAGATATTGAGAAATATGCAAACATTGAATACATGAGATGCGTACCTGAGAatgactttttccctgatttatCAAGTATCTCACAAGCTGATGTCATCTATTTTTGTTCACCAAATAATCCAACAGGATCTACAGCAACGAGAGATCAGCTAACCCAACTAGTTCAATTTGCAAAGGATAATGGGTCAATTATAGTTTTTGATTCTGCGTATGCTATGTATATTTCAGATGACAGTCCTCGTTCTATCTATGAGATCCCTGGGGCAAAAGAG GTAGCAATTGAAATATCATCATTTTCCAAATATGCTGGCTTCACGGGTGTTCGCCTTGGCTGGACTGTAGTCCCGAAGGAACTGCTTTTTGCTGATGGTTTTCCTGTTGCGAAGGATTTCAATCGTATTGTAAGCACATGCTTTAATGGTGCGTCAAACATCGCACAAGCTGGAGGTTTAGCCTGTCTCTCTCCTGCGGGTTTAAAG GCCATGCAAAACACTATCAACTTCTACAAAGAGAATACCAAGATAATTGTCGATACCTTTACTTCACTCGGCTTCAATGTTTATGGTGGGAAGAATGCTCCCTACGTCTGGGTACAGTTCCCCGGTCGAAGCTCATGGGATGTTTTCACAGAGATTCTTGAGAAGGGCCATGTGGTTATTACACCCGGAAGTGGATTTGGACCTGGAGGGGAGAGCTTTATCAGGGTCAGTGCTTTTGGTCACAGAGAGAATATTTTGGAAGCTGCCAAAAGAATCAAGCAGCTCTACCAGTGA